Genomic window (Tribolium castaneum strain GA2 chromosome 2, icTriCast1.1, whole genome shotgun sequence):
ATGGCTACGGCGGTGTGATAATGTGTGCTAGCATTGAAATTTCCGCATATCTCGTTCTTGAAACTGTTTTCGGGACTacctatttctttttttaacgCAGAATGCCAAGCTAAATCACGAATTAATTGTTCTACATTTGAACCCATATTTCGCGCCTGACATTTGTCagattttttccagttttatttgaattaacACCGAAActataacaataatttactCGAGATAATTATCTCGGACTAGTTTTTGTCACAATCTCATTTacgtatttatttgttttataatttagatCTGACCAGAATTCGGAATAATTTCCCTATAAATAACGTTCCGACGGAATAAAGATTCTTGTaacgtaataaatttttctttttttttggagaaatCATTTATTCGGTGTTATATCCGATGCGTTGTTTACTACGCTCGCAACAGTTTTGTTGTGGCTTTTGTGCAAATCGACTgactttaataaatacgaggaaatgtaaatttttcagttaaaaggtTCGGGCGCGGTAATAAATTCAACGTCTTTTCAGGCATTTACATTGCTTAACGTTcttcttaaatatttattaatgaagaTGTTAATTGATTGTTGTGTTCCCATCCAACGGTGCACCCACGGGGCATGAAAGTGGAGCAGGCGTTTTTCAAACTAGATTAACATGCAAAACGGAGGTTTCACAGGAAACGACTTTCTGtaattttgttgctttttatcGAAGATTTGACGAGTTGTAATGGGCGAGTTTCTTGATcattttctctttaaaatgaaacagtCTTTTCGGGAcgataattataattatacagggtgattcagcattttcttaaaaaataatcaaataacAAGAGGTAATCTGACGTTTTCGAGTCATTCTGACGATTCTAGTTTCTCTCATTCGATTCAATTACCATAATTAGTGGTCTAATATGTGTAACTTTTTATCTCAGATTATTATGCCTAGTTTTCTTAGTCATTTTCCTAtgttctatgaatttttttcaacaaaaacccGTATTTCTaccaaaacatcaaaaaacaaCATTGAATTCAACTTTTTACCCTGATTTTTAACCCTAAGTTCTAAGTCAGATTTTCCCAAAACATCAAGGAAAACTGCCCTTAAAACAATCTTGCTAATTAATACTCCCAGAATTTAGTTAATTACTTGAAAATCGACtcattttcctaaaaaattgaTGATTGATTTGATGATTTGGAAAAATCTGAGTTAGGACTTTAAAAATCAGGGTAAAAAGTCAAATTCAATTAGATGTTTTGGTAGAAATGCGGGTtttatgttgaaaaaaatgcatagaACGTAGGAAAATGACTAAGAAAACTAAGTAGGCATAATAATCTGAGTTAAAAAGTTACACATATTAGACTACTATCATTAGGCCAAATTTTCAGTGAAACAGTCGAAAATGTCTGAATTAAGCATTGGACTAGTTATTTTGGCTGTGCTTCTTTTCGGTTATGAAACAACAAGCAAGAGCTGTGGCGAAGAATCTCTCTATTTCGACGAGAAAGACATTGAAACTTTAAAATGTACGCTGgacattttggaaaaaacctACAATGGGACTAATGCTACTATCTTTGAGGATAGTGATAGGAAGCACACGGTTTCGGCAGCTTTGGTAATGACCGGTGATACAATTATCAACCAGATTTATGAAGACGTTTTTCCGGAAGTGTTTTGTAAACGATGTAATTTGAAAGTGACGTCGAATAAGTTAGCGATTGTTGTGAAATGTTACCAGTGCATTGATACTACGACTCGACTGCCCACGGGCCCCacagaatataaaaaagttttcatttattgaaacgTCAGGTTTGAATGTAGCGCTTTGTCAAAATGGCCGGATGAGAGGCGCTCAGCGTCTTCCGGCGGCCATTCGTGTAACTACTGCCTTTACTGTGTGACCGTGACAAACATGGCTCCTACAAAACCCAAATCAGCGGATAAATCCGGTGAGTTTGCGTTTCCCACCTCAAAAAAACCCAAATTCGTTAAATAAAGTCATACTTTTTGACTTCAAGTGTGGTTTCTTTCAATCTGATTGCCTTAAGCTCGACAAAAACAACATGACAAGTCGGCCACGCGGCCACCGTTCACATGTTGTTATTCTCCCCCAAATCACCCTCATTTCCACCAAACCATCGACCAGAATGATGATTTACTGTGCGGGAATCTCTTTGAGCCCCATGAAAACACCCAAATTCACACCACTGATTCTATTTACCCTCCTCACGAAATGAGGTTATGTCAACCAGATTTCTCACTCGTGCACTTCCAGCTGGCAAAAAAGAGGAAAAGAAGAAGCCGGCGTCCGCCCCTGCTGCCGCCTCCGGCGCCGGGTCGTCGTCTAAGGTCGCCCCGGCCCCGAAAGCCGCCGCTAAGGCCACCGGAGCGTCCGGTTCAGCCAAGTCAGCTGAGAAAAAACCCTCGGCGAAAACACCCGCCCCCAAGCCGGCCGCCGCCGCTAAGGTTTCCGGTGGCGCGAAATCGGCGCCGGCCGCCGCCTCCAAGCCCAAGTCCGGGGCTAAGCCCGCCGCGAAGGCCACCGCCAAAGCTGCGGGCAAGCCCGCGGCGAAGCCCGCGGCCAAAGCGGGGGCCAAGAGCAAGCCAACGACGAAAGTCGCCGGGAAGCCGAAGATTCCGCCAAAGGCTATCGTGACGAAGCCGAAGAAGACCGTTCCAGTTAAGCAACAGAAGGGAGTTGGGAAGAAGGTAGCGCCTGCGGCTCCGGTTCAAAAGGCTTTGAAGGTACAAAAGAAGGTTATCAAGGGGCCAAATGGGACCCATGCCAGGAAGATTAGGACGTCGGTGCATTTCCACCGGCCTAAGACCTTCAGGCCGCCCAGAAATCCCAAGTATCCCAGGAAATCGGTTCCGAGTAGGACTAGGATGGACGCTTACAATATCATCAAATTCCCTTTGACTACTGAAGCCGCAATGAAGAAGATTGAGGATAATAACACTCTGGTGTTTTTGGTGCACACAAGGGCTAACAAGCACCACATTAGGGCCGCTGTTAAGAAACTGTACGACATTAATGTGGCGAAAGTTAATACTTTGATTAGGCCCGATGGTAAGAAGAAGGCTTACGTGAGGCTAGCCAGAGACTACGACGCGTTAGATGTAGCAAACAAAATTGGAATCATATAAAAGGTGTCTTcactttttttgtacattttgaCGTATGAATAAAACTTGGAGatgcttcaaaaattttattgttcaaacttttttacaaataaaaaattaattcttttctacatgtttgtaacaacaaatttcagCGGAGTGCAAGCAACCGTACGGGTAATTTTCGTGGAACCAGCAGGGTTTGTCCTTGTATTTGTCGGTTTGTTTAAGGGTTTGGGGGGCACGTAGTGTAACCCAAGTTTTGCGCAGTTCGAAAATatatctgtgattttttattagagtTTGGAGCCCCCCACATTCATTTTTAAGCGCCTTGCGGTCCTCGCTTGAAATTTTCTGGCTCAATTCTTCCAAAGACATTGTCCCCCCGGTTTTCCAGTCCGAGATTTCGGAATCACAAGGTGTTTGAAGTAATTCGTCAACgatcaaattaattatttttttcttcaaatccGGGTCCAGCCTCGTACAGTTACGAACTTTCTCGACCGCTGCTCGCGGCACAAAGTcccttgtatttttttcaacaaattccTTCATTTTTTGCCTAGTTTCCTCAAGCTCGGGCTCATTTTTGTTTCCCACAAGGCAAGTTCTTTTCGTTGACGGAATCCTCAGCTTGTCAACCGACGTCGTAAATCCACACAttgtggaaatatttttaacataatcCAAATAGTCCCCATACTGGCTTAATGCAGCGTTAATTCTAACATATTTGCGACCACTTAAGTCGTACGGGCAACAAGGCAGAACGAAAAAATTCGTCTTGGGTGAACTGTTGAGTGCAATGATCGGAATCCAAGGTGTTAGCTCGTCCGAGTGATTACCAATGAGCCAAGTGGCGTCCGGATAAATTGACTCTGGGGTGACTGCACCTGTGCGAAGGTCGGCTTCGCCCCCGTAAATCTCCCAAACTTGCCGACTTCGAATATCGAAACCACAGCCCTTGAAACCCTCCTTGTTTAAAATATAGACGAGGAGACCATTGCCGCACCCACAGTCCACGAAATTGATATTTTCAGTCTTTAAATGCCGCCATAAACTGATCAAGTAAGCCGCGATTGCGATGTCctcaaaaacgtatttttggGGATCAGTTTTGGCTTTTTGTGGCCACTTTTCGACCAAATCTCTGCCGTATTTCACCTTCAATTCGGAGTAAAGCGTGCAGTAGTCACTAGGGGCTACAAGACTCAGAGATTTTATCACAGAATCGTCACTAATGTCGTTTTCGCTCCATTTCATcaattttggaaataatttatcgGCAAGCCATTCAGCACTTGCCGTTTCGGCAATTTCAAATTCGTTCAAAATGATAGTCAGGTGTCCCGATTTGGTCAAGTGGATGTGGTAGGGAAATCGGGGGGCTATGATCGGACTGGTTTGTTCTTGAGCGGCGAGAAAAGTAACAGTTTGGGtgtctttatcaaaaattgcGATTTCAAGGcatttttcgttgtttttgcGCGAAAGTAACTGTCGAATTGATAGAAAAGTGCCCTCGTAACAATTATCCAATGTCTCTAGCGCCGTTTCCTCAACTGTGGCTTTTTTGTCGTAAATTTCcgtgatatttttaataaattgtggaGTGATTTGGGACAAGTCGGGTAACTTTCTAACTTCGTATATGAGGGACTCCCAGGTGAAAACGTCCCTCAGGCGTTTAACGCCAGGGCAGTTGAGTGTGATTTTGCAAAAGATAAGGGGCACAATCGCTGCTAATTTGCGATTGATCACGTGGGGCCTATTGTGGTAAACTAAAACAGCCTTCCAGAAATTTTCCAAAGGGACTTGAGTGCAACTCCTGACCAGGGGGACCTCCTCCATGTTACTGTTTCCCAAGATACTAGAAATTGAACTcgttttttgctaaaccacTTACGCAACTCACTTTTTTCAAGACCCAGTCAGCGTCCTCGTAAGACCTTGCGACGATTTGTTGGATGCGTTGGGGGTCGGTTTCATTAACGTGCTGTTTGAAACTCTTAAATCGAATATTTGGGTGACTCCGCCAACTTGGCACGAACTTACTTACCTGTTTGATCATAAacttgtaatatttttgggGCCCTTCGGGCAGTTTCTCACACTGGCGTATCAAGTGCCGGTATAGGGCCTTCGGGGACGTATCGGCTTTACTGGTGCAGTGACTAAAGCGAAAGAATTGCATGCAAGTCTTGGACATAGTTTGGGGTTATGTTCGCCGAAAATTGAACCCGTGACACCACTGATGAAATAATCAAATCGGACCGttcgcaattaattaaaatgctGGTAGAGCTTGGCTTGTGAACGCATTTGCTTGATTTGCGCTAATTATCGTAGTTTTCCGGGTGTGAGTGACGTAACTTTTGACACCGCCACCCTAACCTCACCATCCGTCAATTTCCCAGCAAACGATGGTCTTCCGCCGTTTATTCCGGCCCCAAGTGAGCACACTTTTGCGCCAATATTGTGATAAGTAAGTTGTGGGGGTCCCGTGcccgtttatttttaattgggtTTAGGAAGCCCCCTCAGGAGTACTTTAATCGTGACGGTGACCGTGGCACGTCCAAAACCCTCACTTCTGATACTCTACCCAAAGACTCAAAGATCTTCGAGGCTATCGGGGCCGCCGAGGAGCTGCTAAGCCACATAGGCCTGGCCCGCGAGTATGCACAAGAGGCGGAGCACGAATACTCAGACAAACTCAAGCGAATTCAGACAATAATCATAGATTTAAGCACGGCGATTTCGCGCTCGAACGACCAGGCGAAGAAAATCATCCCGAAAAACTACACCAAAGAGCTGGAAGACTGGATCTTGGAATACTCGAAGCAGTTGCCGCCGCCTGAACAGTACATTATTCCTGTAATTGATTTGGTGCGTTTTCGGGTGTGGTAATTGTGGGTTTCAGGGGGGCGGCATCCCGAGTGCGTCTCTGCACGTTGCACGGGCGGTTTGTCGCCGGACTGAGCGCGTGATCGTTCCTCTGGTGAACGAAGGGCATTTGCACAACGAGGCCCTTATTTACCTCAATAGACTCTCGGACTTTTTGTTTATCGTCTCACGAATGGCCGCTAAGTTAGACAAGAGGACGGAGTCGATCTATATCCCCAAACCCGACGAGAAAGTCCAAgctcaataatttattacattttgtaCATAGGAAAGTTtacaaagttttaataaaaaaatatcaacaaaaCTGTTACAACTGTTCAAGACCTGAGGCCATTTCTTTGTATGATAATACCTCAAGGTAGGAGCCGTTCTTAATTTCCGCTTGCACCATCGTGTCGATTTCCTTGAAGTGCCCAGGGTCCACCAAAAAAATTAGCGTTAGTTGGTCGTCATCGCGGTCCTCTTTCTCCACTTCCACGCTCTCGAACTTGCCGATTTTGTCCTTCATTTTTTTGGCGACTTTTCCCTTCGATATGACCTTAAGCCGCATCTTGGCTCGTTCGAGCGGGATTTGCTCCTTCAGCAGCTTAATCACCTGAAGCGCCTGCTGTTTAGCCGATTGGTTGGGCTTGACTGAATAGTGTGCATCTTTCATGGCTTTTTCTATGATTGTGACGGGGTACGGGCGCTTCAGTTCGGGGTTTATGCATTTTTCGGCGACCGTCGTTGCGATATCTTTGAACAGTTGGTCGATTTGGCTTTGCCGCTCTTTGTCGGAGACTTGCAGTTCGCCCTTCAGGAGGATTTCTTTGCAGATTTCTGTCTGATCCTCGGTATTGAACGCCTTGACTAGATCCTCTTTTTTCGCAACTTGGCCTTTGGAAACGTTGGCGAAGACGGTGTGGGATTGCAACACCTCATCAATGTCCTTTTCACTGAAAATCAAGTCAAATTGTGCAATCCTGGACTCGCTCTACTTACACTTGGTTTCTCCATGACACAACTTTGTTCCGGTAGCAGGCGATCTCGAAACGTTTTCCGCCCTTTTTCATGCGGACCACGGCGATGTTTGTTAGCCGGATTTGGTTCGTGGGGGTAAATATTTTcgacattattttttgacttttgacGTTTAAATGGCAAGTTGGGTGAGTTGGCCGGTAGAGGACGCCTGGCTAACATCTGAGTGGTTCTGGTCGCCGATTGGTTAATTTCTGAATCGGGCGATGTGATTGGTCGAACTGAAAGTATTGAACACGGGCTTATTGTGACGTTTGTTGTCTTTTcgtaattgtcaaaaatatcagtttattattttttttgaaaaaacgtgCACAGTACCGTACTCATGTGGGTGTTACGAGTGAAAAGTCCAGAATGGCCCTAGTGACGGTGCGGCGGAGCCCCAGCACAAACAATTCGCCGACGAGTCTCGTAAGTCAAATATTTCCAACCCTTGTCATTGTTTATATTTAGAACCGCGAAGTTTCCCGACTGTGAGACTTAAAAACACCGAGATTCAAATTAAGGTTATATTTGAGCAAGATCTTATCTAATCTCCGAGTGAATAATAGGGTTCTTGTCAGCCAAAGTAAACAAACATATCCCCGTGTTTTGATAACGTGAAATTGCCCCGACGGTTCGGTTTTGGTCATTTTCTCAAATCCGCTACCAAAAAAGGCATAAAACCCATTGCTGTCACCTTTTCCGACCCGTTTATTCCCAAGTTGGACAATAACGGTACCAGGGTTTTTAGTATCGTGCGGTTGTCGTGCCGCAGCTCTCCCATCGTACTCGCAGCTGTTCTGTCAGTTTGCTGCAAGCAGTCTCGGTGCGAGTGTCGTGAAAAAACGGTTAAACAACCCCATTGTACGCAATGTCTTGGTGATTCGTGTGAGCAATGTTGTACATTTTGCCGCCCCCGAGGACCCCGAACCCGCCGTCCCCATGGGAGAGCATCCTGTTCtccggcggcggcggcggcagcGCCAACGGAAACACTTCGTGGAAGCCCCCAAGGGTGCGTCTTAGGCCCAAAGTGAGTATGTGTTTACACAGGAAGGGTTTTTTGGGCGCCTCCGGCACCAGGAAAACGAATCAATAGACGTTGGACCGGTTCGGGGGCCGATTTGCAATTCATTGATCGAGGGGCTGGAGAAAATTCCGTCTAAAAAACGGATTATATGAGTCATGTTGTTAAAGGGATTAGGTTTTTGAGGAGTTAATCCTGGCATAGATCGGGTTACCGTTGTTatctaattacaaaaaattgataattgatGAAATTTGGTACTTTCACGCCCAGGTTTTCTGTTTAAAAAGTGTGATAACGAGATTGTTAAGACGGCAAGCAGTCCACTTTGTGTTTTCTGTTTGTggttttcggtttgttttgtGATAATGAAAATGTGGAGCGGATTTCAACGTACGATtctaaaaacaacacaaagtactaatttacagtttttcaTGCGGAAATGTGACTAGGAATTTATGCAAACTGTATGAGAAATTGGCGATCTATCGTAGTAAtggcatttaattaattatttcttggTGAGTAATAAACTGGATGTGTTTATCTAATTAattcttgaaattattttaatgactTTCCTCTGatataattttagaaaaattccgCACATTGACACCGTTTTTGTGTGTAGAGACTATTTTTAGCTATTGGCCAGAATTGGCATGTCAATGCTTGGAGAAATGAGCATTTTACAgcacaaaaattacaagtgAGATTTTGACTAGAAATGTAAATGTTGTCTCCCTTTATGTTTGCATTAGCATAAGTAATGTTTGCTTAATGAAAGTTcggaaaagttttaatttgattttaatagATATGCATACATTTTACAATTGTTGCAAGTTTTTGAAGTGAAATTGAAGAAACACAATACGtattatagtaaaaaaattaaaatatgaaataactGGCATTGCGGAGGCCACAAATATTTACGAAATATAAAAAGCAAGCATCACGTTTGTTTTCAcgtaaaaagaaataaagtgTAGATATGTATTCAAACATGTATGTATTATGTCAatatttaaatgaataaatctTGCAAATGGAAActgttttcaaataaaaaaggaattttaaaacttttaaattaaccccgatttttttcattgttttccaaattgtgattttctaTGTTGTTGATGTTTTGAATTAAGAGAGTTTCCGATTTTTCAATTCGGATTAACGTGACACTTGATAACATGCTAGTATTTGCTTGATTTTTTAAAGCGAGCCATATTTAGAAAATGAAATGAATAATGTTGACATTTTCTTGGCTTCTGGCAATTTATGCGATTTGATACAGGTCTAATCTTTCTTTTCTctcattaataattaaaatttatgggTGAGGACGTCAAGCAGAGATTTTCaccaaaaagaacaaaaagtGTGGTGTTATTAATCTCGGatttatgtttatgttttttatcgCTTGGTTGATAATTTGCCAGAGATAATCATTTACGTGCACGTGTCGTTTGAATCAATACAAAACGGGAATCATCTTAGACgtgttgaatatttttcgtCCACTTGGGAGCAATTCTCATTAATCTCGAGTTAACTTTATGATAAGGAAGTAATTTCAATGTTGATATTCTCACGACTGCTCATCCTCACGTCTCGCTTTTTGCGTCTTCTCAAATATGGATAGATGGAAAAAAGTTGTCTATATGTAGATAAGTCGAAAAGCAATTTAGGAGGCCGCGGAATTGCAACACAACCTTGTAAGCGTATAAGTAATTAAAATGGCCGTAATGGAATGTTACGTAACGACATTTGCAGAATCTGAAAATTCCGACGTTAATTCAACCTTTCAGGAGTTATTCTCATGAGGTAATAACGAATTCTTATCGCATTTCGTCGACTTTCCCGCCTTGCTATCATTTTTTTCCAGCGCTAATGAAATTATACAATCCGAGCCGGTAGTAACCGACTTAAGTCATGTAATTATTGCACTCTATATCGTCTTAATTTCCTGCGATTACgaaaagtttattaatgaCCTATCCGGGTGAGGTTTTTGTCGTCGTGAAAGTTGACAGATCGAAATCGATAGATTTCGTTGGTCGGTAAAGCGTGGAAGTCGGCGACGGACCGTTACATGTCGATCGAAAAACGCGTCGTAATTGcacatattaaaaattgatgtcaTGCGGAAATGACGGCGGTCTTGCATTGTATTCCGGCGCCATTTTAACCCATTTCGCTAGAAAATCGACGATGATTATGCCAATTTTTCGACCGGATgattgaaagaaaaaataaaatacccgGAATGTTTGGCCGATGAAATATAAATTGAATATTGTAATTAAACCGCgattaaaatgcaaattaatatgataaataaaacatgtcGTAGTTGGTATTGTTTTTTTCCTGCGTGTCTTAATAAAGcgaatttttatgcaaatcgTTTCAACATCTCGAGCGTGCATTATAATTAGGCTGTTTGTAAATAAACCTACGCACTTTGTGCGTGAACTATAGCAGACTGGACGATGGGTTTCCGAATCGAGATGGAAGTTTTATTACAATCGACGTGTCTGAACAAAAGAGAGAAAGTGGATTTGTTTGTTTGGGATTATATTGCGTGTATATTTTAAGTGGTTAAATGGTCGGagagatgaaaaaaagtaatgGAGGTCCTGCCGGCTGTTGCGTAAACTGAAATAAATGGGCCAGAATCCTGCAGTTTGGGTAGAATTACTGcagctcattattttttatttccataattatttttacaacaattaaaagtttgccaCCTGTCAACCCAGTTTCATTATCAGTTGCATATTAGTGCATAAAAGTAACgagctgttaaaattttattaataactttcaCTGGAATGATTAGTTTATCTGATCGATTGCTCCATAGTTTCGAGAATCTTTATAATATTGACTGTATCTTTTGATAATaagttgcattttttggaGGAAGGGATTGGAATAAAACCAGTTGTTAAAGCAAaatcatttaataaaacatttctcgtagtataattttttgggacaGCTTGTGCGACAGTACTTGTGCGTTACGACACAGAAAAACCGTGTCTGATTTAAATCTAGTTCTGCACCAGATATGTCAAAAGTACAATTAAAAATGCGAGAAAAAGTCTCTAATCTGCATTAGAAAACCGCACCATGACCCAACCCAATCCCATTGTCCCATCGAACTGTGTCAGTAAATTGACACAGCCGTCAATTGATGCCAACGACATTTGATGGAGGGTGCTAATAAACCGATTATGGTTTAGACCAACATGCATTTCTCGGCTTTCTCTCCACTCGAAAccatagttatttttgttttgattataCCATCTCTGTGAATTTTCATTCACAATGCTAATGACTCTTTCGAAATTTCAACTCGTGGGCGTGCAATTACATTAAGGGTGTACCAAGAAAATTCGACCCACTTCGCTATTATGGAAGTGAAATTTCGCGGTCGGCACCCTCCGCCAAGGCAACGAACttttgttttggaaaattattaaatgaaTCTCGCGATAAGTGACTAAAATGGTTGCACGATAGGAGGAAGAACGGCATGTGATCAACGGTTGAGTGAACTCGCTTTTTTGCTCGGTTCTGTGTTAACCAATTAAAGCTCATGAATCATGTTATTATGGCACTTAATTATGCATGAGGAGTGTTGCAGTGGAGGAATAATTACAAGAAGTGGAGTTTTGTAATGGATTCGAATCGGGTCGGTGATGTGACGTCGCGACTAGAGACGaaatttaccatttttgcCTATTATCTGATCAGATAAGGATTAAATTCGTACTGTTGTTCTCCTCGGTGCACAACTTTTCCATATAAGGAGATACGGATTCTCCAGTATGTCGATGTGTTCGTGTCGGCGAGAGAAAGCATGtcggatttttaaaaaaatcagcttTATTGAAACGAGACGCTTTTCGAGGTTACGTTTTTGTCGATTCGGCCCATTTCTGGTAATACTCAATTAGAGATCGCTGACGAATCGGTAGATTCTCTTGATTAGCTCGGAAAAAATTACATCGTCTCGTCAAAATTTCTGTTTACGTTTGAGCCAAATAAGGTAAATTAGGTTCTAATTTGCACAAAATTAGTTTCTTCGCTATAAATTACGAATTCAGGGGTCATTACTGCTGTCAATTATAAAATCTGAAAGTTAATGGATACGAAACTGTTTCGTAAccgacaaaaaatatatttggtgTTCGTTTTTTGTTATCTTTCGGTCGAAGGAAAAGGAAACGACGAATTTATACCGTAAAATGTGAATATTTATTAGTGCGAATGATAATGCGGTTTGTAACACTatttagtgaaattttttgtcGAATTAATTCGGCTGCCCTTGAcgttttaagcaagaaatctgATCCGTTACACGTAATATTTAGGGCGCGAATCTTACACTcaagtgttaattttaacgGTAAGAGACCTTCAACAATGTTTGTAAATTCAATAAACAGTCGGAAGGTCGAAAAATTACACGAATGGGGGTTAGTAGTCCGTTATAGATGCAAAACTCTTGTTGTTATCGGCTATAGCCTTGAAATTGGAAACTGAAATTTCTTCCTGGACGCCACGTGCCGgataaatgaaacaaaactggaaaattgtgttttgtttCAGGAGGGATCGACCGGACCGCAAGATGACAACATGGACACGAACCGGACCCCGAAAAGGTGAGTGTTTTGTTTCCGGAAGATTTCGGTTACATTTCACTACAGTTATGGACACGTGTTCCGGATCCGGACAAAAGAAGTGGGTCGTGATTTTCGCACCGCGTTGCCGAAatataaatcgaatttatttcTCAACCCACTGTGTTGTTATTATTTGGGTAACGTTTTTATCGCGTTGCGCAAAATAAACCGCGGTGTGTCGACGGAGCGAAACGTTCTTTGTCAACTAATGATAGTAATAGACAAGAGAGTGGATCTTAACTAATTTATGTCTAGATGTAGAGATAAAAACCGTTCTTTATAATACCGAACACGCAATACGACGCGGAAAATTGCTTGGAAATTGGAGCAGTTTGTCGACGATTTGTATACAAGcggtgtattgttttatttacgcAGACGTTGCGTCATTGGAGAAATACCGATTTTTCGGCCGCAGGGTTGCTAATGTCAAAGGGTGAAACTTTAGAGTTGAAATTAGATCAGATAATAATAGTCTCTCGTGTAAAACCTGCTAACAAAAGCTGCGTCAAGTGCGCTACGGTCAACACCCCtgtgtaataataaatggCGTACTCGACTTCCCTGTTCATTAATAACACGCTTAATAATGTGATGATCACTCCGACCTTTCCAAATGAATTAGAAATTTATTGTTGGTATTTGTCAACaactcaaaaatgaaaaaaatgtttaaaattttccgtGCCCACACGGTGTTACATTTTTGGTACCGATTGTGATCATCGAGCTGGTGAAAAGAAGGGACGTAACAAAGAAACGGGTTCCATCCAGCTGCACCAAATGGGACACATCCGATAAAATGATTCTCCAGTCGAGCGTCAAAAATTACCATTCAATgcgtttcaatttttcaaaaattgaagcaGCTCTCCAATTAAAATTGCCAACGAGAAATCGATGGGTTccttattgaaaaataaagacaagTTTTGGGCGTATCGTCACGACATATCTCTTTGTTCTTGCCGGCGCGATGACGGCCTTCGACGTTTAATTAGGACATCCTCTCTGTGTTTGGTGCGACGCcattggtctaaaaacgtt
Coding sequences:
- the LOC661617 gene encoding large ribosomal subunit protein uL23, which produces MAPTKPKSADKSAGKKEEKKKPASAPAAASGAGSSSKVAPAPKAAAKATGASGSAKSAEKKPSAKTPAPKPAAAAKVSGGAKSAPAAASKPKSGAKPAAKATAKAAGKPAAKPAAKAGAKSKPTTKVAGKPKIPPKAIVTKPKKTVPVKQQKGVGKKVAPAAPVQKALKVQKKVIKGPNGTHARKIRTSVHFHRPKTFRPPRNPKYPRKSVPSRTRMDAYNIIKFPLTTEAAMKKIEDNNTLVFLVHTRANKHHIRAAVKKLYDINVAKVNTLIRPDGKKKAYVRLARDYDALDVANKIGII
- the LOC135265213 gene encoding probable tRNA (uracil-O(2)-)-methyltransferase, which translates into the protein MEEVPLVRSCTQVPLENFWKAVLVYHNRPHVINRKLAAIVPLIFCKITLNCPGVKRLRDVFTWESLIYEVRKLPDLSQITPQFIKNITEIYDKKATVEETALETLDNCYEGTFLSIRQLLSRKNNEKCLEIAIFDKDTQTVTFLAAQEQTSPIIAPRFPYHIHLTKSGHLTIILNEFEIAETASAEWLADKLFPKLMKWSENDISDDSVIKSLSLVAPSDYCTLYSELKVKYGRDLVEKWPQKAKTDPQKYVFEDIAIAAYLISLWRHLKTENINFVDCGCGNGLLVYILNKEGFKGCGFDIRSRQVWEIYGGEADLRTGAVTPESIYPDATWLIGNHSDELTPWIPIIALNSSPKTNFFVLPCCPYDLSGRKYVRINAALSQYGDYLDYVKNISTMCGFTTSVDKLRIPSTKRTCLVGNKNEPELEETRQKMKEFVEKNTRDFVPRAAVEKVRNCTRLDPDLKKKIINLIVDELLQTPCDSEISDWKTGGTMSLEELSQKISSEDRKALKNECGGLQTLIKNHRYIFELRKTWVTLRAPQTLKQTDKYKDKPCWFHENYPYGCLHSAEICCYKHVEKN
- the LOC100142259 gene encoding LYR motif-containing protein 9 is translated as MSKTCMQFFRFSHCTSKADTSPKALYRHLIRQCEKLPEGPQKYYKFMIKQSFKQHVNETDPQRIQQIVARSYEDADWVLKKYLGKQ
- the LOC663166 gene encoding corrinoid adenosyltransferase MMAB, whose translation is MVFRRLFRPQVSTLLRQYCDKKPPQEYFNRDGDRGTSKTLTSDTLPKDSKIFEAIGAAEELLSHIGLAREYAQEAEHEYSDKLKRIQTIIIDLSTAISRSNDQAKKIIPKNYTKELEDWILEYSKQLPPPEQYIIPGGGIPSASLHVARAVCRRTERVIVPLVNEGHLHNEALIYLNRLSDFLFIVSRMAAKLDKRTESIYIPKPDEKVQAQ
- the Sbds gene encoding ribosome maturation protein SBDS, whose amino-acid sequence is MSKIFTPTNQIRLTNIAVVRMKKGGKRFEIACYRNKVVSWRNQVEKDIDEVLQSHTVFANVSKGQVAKKEDLVKAFNTEDQTEICKEILLKGELQVSDKERQSQIDQLFKDIATTVAEKCINPELKRPYPVTIIEKAMKDAHYSVKPNQSAKQQALQVIKLLKEQIPLERAKMRLKVISKGKVAKKMKDKIGKFESVEVEKEDRDDDQLTLIFLVDPGHFKEIDTMVQAEIKNGSYLEVLSYKEMASGLEQL